The sequence CGGGCGCCCCGGCCAGGTCGGGTACGGCCAGCCGGGTGGTGGCCCCTGGGGATGGCCCGCGCCCGGGCCGGGCAGCCCGACGCCCGGCGGGACGCCGTGGTGGTGCGGTGCCCCGACAGCCTGCGGGCCCGCGCCGGGGGGCGCCGGGAACCCGGTGGCCGGCGCGGCCGGGGAGGCCGGCGGCTCGGGGGCGGGCGGCGGCTCCGGTGGCGGTGGACCCTCCGGCGGGGTGACGTCGACCGGGACGGGCGCGCCGACCCAACCCTCGCCGTCCCACCAACGCCTGGTGGTGGGCTCAGCGGGGTCGACGTACCAGCCTGGTTCAACGCTCACCCGGACACCTTAACGACGACGGTGCGGGCGAACTTGTCGTGGAGGCACTGCTGCCAGGGCTTGTCCCAGAGCTGCCAGAGGCCGTCGACGTAACTGAAGCCCGGGATGAGCATCCCGGCGGGCTGGTGGGCGAGCCACCGCTTGGCGGCCGTCTTCCGGTCCAGCGCGGCGGTCGGGTCGAGCGGCACGATCCGCAGCTTCATCACCCGCTTGCCCACCGTCTCTCCGGTCCGGAACATCATCTCGACCTGGTAGACGTACGACATCGCGAGGAGGAGCAGGATCAGCCCGGCCTCCAGGGCGAGCAGGGGCAGCAGGACCGCGAACGGGTCCGGCTCGGCGTAGGTGCCGTCGGCGGTGGTGGCGGTCAGGTCGGGCACCACCGCCGCCAGGAAGAAGATCATCGCGGGCACCATGACGACGAGGCTGGCCGCGCCGAGCACCAGCCCGTCGATCAGCACCGCCAGCAGCCGGTCGCCGAAGCTGGCCAGCGGCTGGCCACCTGGACTCAGCGGCACGGCCGGGAAGGGAAGGCGGGGCGGAGCGCCGGGCGGCCCCGGCGGATAGCTCGGCAATCCGGAGTACGGGCCGGGCTGGGGCGGCACGGCGTACCCCTGGGGGGTGGGACCGGAGGGCGGCGCGAAGCCGCCGGCGGCGGGCGAGGGCCCACCGGCCGGCGGCGTCGGGTACGTCGGAGGCTGCGTCACGCTCGACAGTGTTACAGGTTGCCGCGTGCTTCCTGCTCCCGCTCGATCGCCTCGAAGAGCGCCTTGAAGTTGCCCTTGCCGAAGCCGAGCGAGCCGTGCCGCTCGATCAGCTCGAAGAAGACGGTCGGGCGGTCCTGCACCGGCTTGGTGAAGATCTGGAGCAGGTAGCCGTCCTCGTCCCGGTCGACCAGGATCTTGCGGGACTTCAGCTCCTCGATCGGCACCCGGACCTGGCCGATCCGGGCGCGCAGCTCCGGGTCGTCGTAGTACGAGTCCGGGGTGTCCAGAAACTCGACGCCGGCGGCCCGCATCGCGTCGACGCTGGCCAGGATGTCGTTGGTGGCCACGGCGATGTGCTGGGCGCCCGGGCCCTGGTAGAACTCCAGGTACTCGTCGATCTGCGACTTCTTGCGGGCGATCGCCGGCTCGTTGAGCGGGAACTTCACCTTGCGGGTGCCGTTGGCGACGACCTTGCTCATCAGCGCCGAGTAGTCGGTGGCGATGTCGTCGCCGATGAACTCGGCCATGTTCGAGAAGCCCATGACCCGCTTGTAGAACTCGACCCACTCGTCCATCCGGCCGAGCTCCACGTTGCCGACCACGTGGTCGACCGCCTGGAAGAAGCGCTTCGGCTGGATACCGGCGTCGATCATCGGCTGGCGGTCCACGATCGGGCCGCGGGCGACGAAGCCGGGCAGGAACGGGCCGGTGTAGCGGGACCGGTCGACCAGGGTGTGCCGGGTGTCGCCGTAGGCGGCGATGGCGGCCATCCGGACGGTGCCGTGCTCGTCGGTGACGTCGTGCGGCTCGACCAGGCCGGTCGCGCCCTGGGCGGTGGCGTGCGCGTACGCGGCGTCGACGTCCGGCACCTCCAGCGCGATGTCCGAGACGCCGTCGCTGTGCTTGGCGACGTGGTCGGCGCCGGCGGCGTCCGGGCGGACCGCGCCGGTCAGCACGAACCGGGCCGAGCCGCTGGTCAGCACGTACTGGGCGTGGTCCCGGTAGCCCTGCTCCGGCCCCCGGTACGCCACGCAGGTCATGCCGAAGGCGGTGGAGTAGTAGTGCGCGGCCTGCTTGGCGTTGCCGACCAGGAAGTGCACGTGGTCGAGGCCCTTGACCGGGAACGGGTCCCGGCTGATGTCGTGGTCGACGGCGCCGACGAGGGCGTCGACGTCGACCTCCTCGGTCGACTGGGGTCGGTCGATCGCCTGGGTCATGGTGTCCTCCCTTGCGTACCGGCCGGCCTCGTGGGCCGTCGCGGTGTTTCCGATGCTCTTGTCAGGAGGATCGCGGTGGCCCGGCTCACTGGGCAACCGTCGCCGTTTCCGCTGGTCATCCTGCGCATTCGGTAGAGTGTTGAAACATGAACGCTGGACAGGATGTACAGCTCGACGAGCTGGACGCCAGGTTGATCCAGTTGCTCGCCGACGAGCCCCGGATCGGGGTGCTGGAGTGTTCCCGCCGGCTCGGGGTGGCCCGGGGCACCGTCCAGGCCCGGCTGGACAAGCTGGTCGAGCGGCGGGTGATCGGTGGCTTCGGGCCGGACGTCTCGCCGGCCGCGATCGGCTTCGGGGTGACCAGCTTCGTCACCCTGGAGATCAGCCAGCGGCACGGCCACGACGCGGTCACCGCCCACCTGGCGGCCATCCCCGAGGTGCTGGAGGCGCACACCATCACCGGCTCCAGCGACCTGCTCTGCCGGATCGTCGCCAGGTCCAACACCGACCTCCAGCGGGTGATCGACCAGATCGTCTCGTACGAGGGCATCCGCCGCGCCTCCACGATCATCGCGCTGGCCGAGCAGATCCCGTACCGCGTCCTGCCCCTGGTCCGCTCCGCCGCCGCGCCCGGCTGACGCTCGGCGCTGTCGCGCCGGGCAGCCCCGACGCCCGGCGCCGGCGCGCAGAAAGGGCGGCGACACTCCGGCGCGGGGCCGGGGGAGTTCGGTGATCGTCGCTACCGTGTGCGGTGTGAAGGGCCTTGGCGTACGCGGCTGGTTGCTGCTGGGGCTCGTCACCGTGGTCGTGCTCGCCGCCACCGGGGTCTGGAACCCGTTCCCCGCAATCTGGGACTGGGTCGACCGCCGGCAGCCGATCTCCGACCCGGACGTTGTCTGGCAGCAGCGTATCGGCGGGACCCCGAAGAGCGTGACCATCGCCGGGGACACCGTCGTGATCGAGCAGCGGACCCGGGTCGAGGCGCGCAGCCTGGCCACCGGCACGCAGCTCTGGGAGCGCAAGGCGGACTGGGCGGCGGTGGCCGGCGGGACCCGGGACCCGGTCGTCGCGGTGGGCAAGCTGCTGGTCAAGGGGTACGAACTGCTCGACCCGACGACCGGGGTGGTGCGCCGGCGCGACGACGACGCGGTGGCCGTCTGGACGTACCGGAACATGCTGCTCGACGCGCACTGCGTCGAGCCGACCGACTGCACCCTGACCGCCTGGGACCCGCGCGGCACCCGGCCACTCTGGACGGCGTTCCTGCCCGGCGTCAGCACCGGCCTGTTCGCCGACAACCCCAACCTGCTCGGCACCCGCCGGCTCACCGCGCCCCGGATCGACGGCGGGGTGGCCGGCCCCGAGTCGGTGCCGCCGCTGCTCGGCTTCCCGGTCGACGGCCGGGTGCACGTGGTGGACACCGCCACCGGGCGGGTGGTGCAGAACGTCGAGCCCGGGCGGGACGAGCGGCTCGCCGTGATCGGCGGCCGGATGCTCCGGATCCACGCCGTCTCCCGGGACGGCACCTGCCAGTACGTCATCTCCGCCCGCGACCCGGCCACCGGCCAGGAGGCGTGGCGCAAGGCCGGGGTCAACCTGCGGACCGCCGACAGCGCCGGCTGCGCGCAGCGCGAGGACCCGCAGGGCGCGCGGAACGTGCTGATCGGCGTGGCGCCGGACGGCCGGGAGGCGGTCATCGACGGGTACGACGGGCGGCTGCTGCTCGTCGATGCGGAGGGCGAGAAGCTGCTCGCCGTCGACGACCGGTACGCGCTGGTGCGCACCGCCGACAAGGACACCGTCGTCGGCCGGGAGCTGGGCGTCGACCGGGTCCGCTGGAACCGTCCCGTCGGCGACCGGCCGGGCGCGGCGCTCACCCCGTACGCGGCGATCCTCACCCAGGACAAGCCGAACCGGCTGGTGGCGCTCGACCCGCGCACCGGTCGGGAACTCGTGGTGCTGCGGACCAGCGCGAACGCGCTGGCGGTCGGTCCGGACGGCATGATCATCGGGGAGGGCCGGGAGATCGGGTACGTCCGGTTCGGCGGTGGTGGCGCCGAGCCGCCGCCCGACGATGGCGGTGTCCCCGACCCCGACACCGGGGGCGTCCCCGGCCCGAACACCGGGGGCGGCCCCGGGGACCAGCCGGACTGCGGACCGAAGCGGGAACTCTGCCCCGACCCGGGTGACAAGGACAGCTGAGCGCGGCGGCCCCGCCCGGGTGAGAGCGGCATCCCACGACGCACCCGGCGGGTGCCACCGATCGACCGGTCTGCCCTAGGCTTTCCCGTCATGAGCAGTGCCGCCGCGTTCTCGTACGCCCCCTTGCTGCCGACCGGTCCCGACCAGACGGAGTACCGCCTGGTCACCGACGAGGGCGTCGATGTCGTCAACGGCCCGGGTGGCCGCCGGTTCCTCACCGTGGAGCCCGCCGCGCTGACCGCGCTGACCGCCGAGGCGATGCACGACATCGCCCACTTCCTGCGCCCCGCCCACCTGGCCCAGCTCCGGTCGATCATCGACGACCCGGCGGCCTCGCCGAACGACCGGTTCGTCGCGCTCGACCTGCTGCGCAACGCCAACATCGCCGCCGGTGGTGTGCTGCCG comes from Micromonospora purpureochromogenes and encodes:
- the hppD gene encoding 4-hydroxyphenylpyruvate dioxygenase translates to MTQAIDRPQSTEEVDVDALVGAVDHDISRDPFPVKGLDHVHFLVGNAKQAAHYYSTAFGMTCVAYRGPEQGYRDHAQYVLTSGSARFVLTGAVRPDAAGADHVAKHSDGVSDIALEVPDVDAAYAHATAQGATGLVEPHDVTDEHGTVRMAAIAAYGDTRHTLVDRSRYTGPFLPGFVARGPIVDRQPMIDAGIQPKRFFQAVDHVVGNVELGRMDEWVEFYKRVMGFSNMAEFIGDDIATDYSALMSKVVANGTRKVKFPLNEPAIARKKSQIDEYLEFYQGPGAQHIAVATNDILASVDAMRAAGVEFLDTPDSYYDDPELRARIGQVRVPIEELKSRKILVDRDEDGYLLQIFTKPVQDRPTVFFELIERHGSLGFGKGNFKALFEAIEREQEARGNL
- a CDS encoding Lrp/AsnC family transcriptional regulator, with protein sequence MNAGQDVQLDELDARLIQLLADEPRIGVLECSRRLGVARGTVQARLDKLVERRVIGGFGPDVSPAAIGFGVTSFVTLEISQRHGHDAVTAHLAAIPEVLEAHTITGSSDLLCRIVARSNTDLQRVIDQIVSYEGIRRASTIIALAEQIPYRVLPLVRSAAAPG
- a CDS encoding RDD family protein, whose translation is MTQPPTYPTPPAGGPSPAAGGFAPPSGPTPQGYAVPPQPGPYSGLPSYPPGPPGAPPRLPFPAVPLSPGGQPLASFGDRLLAVLIDGLVLGAASLVVMVPAMIFFLAAVVPDLTATTADGTYAEPDPFAVLLPLLALEAGLILLLLAMSYVYQVEMMFRTGETVGKRVMKLRIVPLDPTAALDRKTAAKRWLAHQPAGMLIPGFSYVDGLWQLWDKPWQQCLHDKFARTVVVKVSG